GTTTAACAAAGATACAATTGAGCGTGATGAGAGGCGTTTAACTGAATTAGGTCGTCGAACCATTGAAATATTTGTCCTAGCACAGATTTTCAGGTAAAAACTCTTTTGATCAATTATTTGCGCATTTTAGTCACTTAATTGTGATATAATATATAAACTGCTGGTTAGGTATAAAAGTTTCTCTTTGGCCTTGCTATTTAAATGGTTAGAACGTATAGATTCTGTTGCTTTTTGGTTCGTGTTTTTGCATGGAGGCCATTTCATGTTTGGAGGTCTGACCCATCTTCATGATCTAGCTTGGAATACTTCAAGTCTAGGTTGTAATTTTCTCTTGAATCCTATTTGTCTAAACTTGAGATGTATTGAGGAGTTCTCTTAATTCTAGTTTAGCAATTATACATTAATTCCAAGTTTAGTATATTTTGTGACGTTCTGTAATATCATCTCATGCACAACTTATGTAGTGTACACTAGTTGGTTAAATATACTTCTCTTATTTTGTGGCAAAAGTTAATACGTATGTCGTCCAGTCCACCTATTTGTTGgattgaagttaatttggtttggCCTCACGGTTGGATAAGGTGCGCTTCCAGCAAAACAAAATATCTTTTCCTTTTGGAAGTACAATTTCAGAATCAAATTTGCTCCAAACCAATCCAGACCTTAGTAGCCCTCATACAGTTATCTTTTACTTCAACCACAGGAGGTCCAGGAGTAGACTTCTCTTGAATCCATTCTTACTTCTGTCAGCTGGATCACCTAAGTACAACCTAAAGGTTTTACCTCATGTTTCTATGCATGCTGATGTCACTTGATTGGTAGAAAATAAAGGAAACCAGTAGTTGGTGCTTCGTTTCTATATAGGATCAGGTAAAGGGGAAGCTCATGTTGTATGACACGTCACTCAAACACTCATACGTGCAGGTATTATGCACTTATCTTTAATGACCTTGATTTAATGTTAATTGATTCTTCTGCTATGCTGGAATGTTCGTTAAACTAACATAAATAGTTAAGAGTGGCATCAGTAACTGCATTTTCCTCAATGTGAGGTCTCGTACTTTCTTAAATAGCGGCAGTTTGTTATTCTTGCAATTTTAATTAACAATGACTTTTTCATTTATCTTCTGTAGTAAAATAGAGGTTGCGTATCAGGAGGCTGTTGCTTTAAAGAGGCAAGAAGAGCTCATCCGTGAAGAGGAAGCTGCTTGGCTGGCAGAAACTGAACAGAAAGCTAAACGAGCATCTGGAAAGGAAAAAAAGTCCAAGAAAAAGCAGGTATTGCATTTTTTTTATGTATGCAGGACAAGAAACAAGCTTTGGTATTATCTATGAATTAGGGCCTTTGCTTTGAGGACAGATACATTTATCGTGCTTGCTTTGTATGTCAGGCTAAGCAGAAGCGGAATAATCACAAAGTAAAGGATAAGGGTGTTGATGAAAAACCTGGATCCATGGAGCTATATAAAATTGATCAGGATGGGCCTATTGGTGAAGGAAACGAGTACATAAATGAGGAGCGAGAAGCAGTACTTGGAAAACCAGATATACTGGAAGCTGTATCTGATGTTTCTGATTCAATTGATTGTGTCCCAGAGGTTATTAATCCTGACTCTGAAGACAGAGATGCAAGTCCTGTCAATTGGGATACTGACAGCTCAGAAGTTCATCCTTCCACGGAAACTAGCTGCAGTGGGTTAAGTGACCTTTCAGCTGTGCAAAATGGGTTAGCTGGAAGGAGAAGTCCTTCCGTCATGGATGATAGTTCATCGACGTGTTCCACAGATTCGATTCCTTCCGTGGTTTCGAATGGGCCTTGCAGATGGACTTCGGCTAACCATAAAAATCAGAAATCACCTAGCAGGTAaccttctttatgttttttttggggggggggggggagggggagcaTAGTCTAAATATATTTGAAATGTTGGTTGTATTCTAAAATTGTGGTGCTTCAACTATTCAGAGGGAAGAACCAAAGAAACAAGTCAACGTCTAATGCGGCTGATTGGGCTAGTGAAACACTAAGTCAGCCATTAGATGCTGTTTCAGACTTAGGACAGCTAAGTGATAGAAGTTGCGGGGCACCTGGATCTGAGTCGCATTCTACTGTGCTTTCGTCGAATGAGCAGCAAAAGGTGAAGAAGGTTATTATCTTCCCTGCACTCCCTCTTTTCCTTCTGAAGAACCAACTGGAATCGTCATAAAATACTTTTACCTAAGAGAGACCACCTAATGttgatgaatttttttttatttttggttcttttctctctctttcttatCCCTCATTATTTCACCACATTGCCATCATAAAACCTCAAGTTCATGGTAAACAAAAAACGAAATGCAGGGAAAGAAAAATCTCACGGAGACTTAGTTTCGTGTTCTTACTGTTCATGTAGGCAATTAGTATTCTCGAAATGCCGGTAAATTGCCTCTATTTGTTAAGATGCGTATGCCTTTCCAATGAGTTTATTGGGAAATGTCTTTTCTTAGACACTGTGATTCTGTTTGTCTCCAGTTAATACCAATTTCATGCTACTTTCTTACTCTGAGCAGGAAGTAGTAGCTTTGCAGCAGAGAAAGGCCGAGACAGAGAGACCTTCAATGGAGAAGCCGAGTGTCAAGTCTTCTCGGAGAAGCCCTCCAAAAGATGCAGGCTCTGCTGTTCAGCAGAAGTCACAGACGAATATCTCTGTCACAAGTGATCCTGCTTTGGTTAAAAGATCCTCTACAGATGGTCCCAAGCTAGCTGATAAATCAGCTCTAGTGTCTAATTCATCTGAAACTGCGGTATTGAAAGCTGATCCGCATAAAGCTGTAGAGCCAAGGGTCAAGGATAAGCCCTCAGTGCAGCCCATTTGTATTATGACTGGGGAGTCCTCGTCTCAACAAGTAACAGTCTCTTCTACAACAGAAAATTTCAAATGGCAACAAGTGCCCGCCGTGTCCAGACCATTGTGTGATCCTTTAGTTCCTGGACCTAGGCCTGCTGCCCCTGTTGTTTCCATGGTTCAGACAACACCATCACTGGCTCGTTCAGTGAGTGCAGCTGGCCGATTGGGTCCCGATCCTTCTCCAGCAACACACAGCTATCTTACTCAGTCCTACCGAAATGCAATTATGGGTGGTCCTGTTTCTGGAAGTCCGGCTAGTTTTAGTCAACCTCATTCTCCAATTTCAGCAGTTAACCTATCACATTCGTACTCTCAACAACAACCTCCACTGGTTTCTGGGGCATCATTTTTACCTCATGGTTTGGAAAGAGCAGAACCTTGCTCGATGAGACCAagtttttcatatggaatggtgAATAATGGCAGCTTGCAGAATGGACTGCAATGGGAGTGTCCCCAAAGGGACAGTAACAGGAGTATATCTCAACATCATCCTTCTGCATCAAATGGAATTAGGAACTTTGATATGTTCAAGACTGTAAACAGTAGAACACATGATCACGTTCCTGATTCTCTGGCTTGCACGTCTGGACGCCAGTCCCAGAGTGTATCGCCTGATGAATTTCCTCATCTTGATATTATTAACGACTTACTGAACGATGATCATGGGATTGGAAGGGCTTCTATACCCGACTTGGGCTTTCAAAGTTTTAGCAGCGGATCACAGCATCTAAATCATGTGTTCACATTCCCAGGTGATATTGGCACCCCAACTGACCTAGGTGCCTCATCAAGCTCTTGTAGGTTTGAACGAACACGAAGTCATCATGACATGTTCCAGCATAACTATTCTGGAGGCCTTTTTGATAGTGCTAGTGATATGATTCTGCAGCCCGATCCACGATTTATGAATGGACATCATATTGATGGGTTAGTTCCTAACCAGTGGCAAATGATAGGTTCTGATCCGTCATTTCTTGGGATGAGGAATGTGAATATTGATGGTAGTCACCCGTATCCCCTCCCTGACTATTCAAACATGGCGTGTGGTGTAAATGGGTACGGATTATTTAGGCCTTCGAATGGCCTTTGAAAGCTTCTATGGCGGAGCCTAGCCTTGAATATTTAGGCTGTCTTCCTCTGTAATAACGTATTTGAGAAGAGCATTTTGGTCTTTAAAGGAAACATTTTGTATAGGGTGATTCTGCTTTGTTTCAAATTTTAGCATTGGAAAAGCGTGGCTTTTTGCTATCGCGCCAGATTGAGTATTTAATATTTTAGAAGTTTGGCCTTTTTCTTATTCCTCAAGTCTGATGTATGTTGTTATCTTTGCTGTTTTGAGATAGCATAAGCAGATAACCAATATGTTACCATAAAAATGTACTCCATCACCTAGCATAGTCTCAAGAGCTTTGGTTCAGTGGTGTAAAGTTGGGACGTGTAATGTGTAA
This genomic stretch from Nicotiana sylvestris chromosome 9, ASM39365v2, whole genome shotgun sequence harbors:
- the LOC104245495 gene encoding TNF receptor-associated factor homolog 1a-like isoform X2, yielding MAASSAHEEAGTGRSYEGLSSGQQQCSEALAEWRSSEQVENGTPSTSPPYWDCDDDDDGGPKPSELYGKYTWKIDKFSQINKRELRSNAFDVGGYKWYILIYPQGCDVCNHLSLFLCVANHDKLLPGWGHFAQFTIAVVNKDPKKSKYSDTLHRFWKKEHDWGWKKFMELSKVLDGFVDADTLIIKAQVQVIREKPEHPFRCLDRQYRRELVRVYLTNVEQICRRFVEERRVKLGKLIEDRARWSSFCAFWLGMDQNSRCDMSKERSDSILKVVVKNFFIEKEVTSTLVMDSLYSGLKSLEGQIMGKKGKAKYSDADEQLVPIVRMEKNMFVLVDDVLLLLESAALEPLPPKDEKGPQNRTKDGTSGDEFNKDTIERDERRLTELGRRTIEIFVLAQIFSKIEVAYQEAVALKRQEELIREEEAAWLAETEQKAKRASGKEKKSKKKQAKQKRNNHKVKDKGVDEKPGSMELYKIDQDGPIGEGNEYINEEREAVLGKPDILEAVSDVSDSIDCVPEVINPDSEDRDASPVNWDTDSSEVHPSTETSCSGLSDLSAVQNGLAGRRSPSVMDDSSSTCSTDSIPSVVSNGPCRWTSANHKNQKSPSRGKNQRNKSTSNAADWASETLSQPLDAVSDLGQLSDRSCGAPGSESHSTVLSSNEQQKEVVALQQRKAETERPSMEKPSVKSSRRSPPKDAGSAVQQKSQTNISVTSDPALVKRSSTDGPKLADKSALVSNSSETAVLKADPHKAVEPRVKDKPSVQPICIMTGESSSQQVTVSSTTENFKWQQVPAVSRPLCDPLVPGPRPAAPVVSMVQTTPSLARSVSAAGRLGPDPSPATHSYLTQSYRNAIMGGPVSGSPASFSQPHSPISAVNLSHSYSQQQPPLVSGASFLPHGLERAEPCSMRPSFSYGMVNNGSLQNGLQWECPQRDSNRSISQHHPSASNGIRNFDMFKTVNSRTHDHVPDSLACTSGRQSQSVSPDEFPHLDIINDLLNDDHGIGRASIPDLGFQSFSSGSQHLNHVFTFPGDIGTPTDLGASSSSCRFERTRSHHDMFQHNYSGGLFDSASDMILQPDPRFMNGHHIDGLVPNQWQMIGSDPSFLGMRNVNIDGSHPYPLPDYSNMACGVNGYGLFRPSNGL
- the LOC104245495 gene encoding TNF receptor-associated factor homolog 1a-like isoform X1 — its product is MAASSAHEEAGTGRSYEGLSSGQQQCSEALAEWRSSEQVENGTPSTSPPYWDCDDDDDGGPKPSELYGKYTWKIDKFSQINKRELRSNAFDVGGYKWYILIYPQGCDVCNHLSLFLCVANHDKLLPGWGHFAQFTIAVVNKDPKKSKYSDTLHRFWKKEHDWGWKKFMELSKVLDGFVDADTLIIKAQVQVIREKPEHPFRCLDRQYRRELVRVYLTNVEQICRRFVEERRVKLGKLIEDRARWSSFCAFWLGMDQNSRCDMSKERSDSILKVVVKNFFIEKEVTSTLVMDSLYSGLKSLEGQIMGKKGKAKYSDADEQLVPIVRMEKNMFVLVDDVLLLLESAALEPLPPKDEKGPQNRTKDGTSGDEFNKDTIERDERRLTELGRRTIEIFVLAQIFSKIEVAYQEAVALKRQEELIREEEAAWLAETEQKAKRASGKEKKSKKKQAKQKRNNHKVKDKGVDEKPGSMELYKIDQDGPIGEGNEYINEEREAVLGKPDILEAVSDVSDSIDCVPEVINPDSEDRDASPVNWDTDSSEVHPSTETSCSGLSDLSAVQNGLAGRRSPSVMDDSSSTCSTDSIPSVVSNGPCRWTSANHKNQKSPSRGKNQRNKSTSNAADWASETLSQPLDAVSDLGQLSDRSCGAPGSESHSTVLSSNEQQKVKKEVVALQQRKAETERPSMEKPSVKSSRRSPPKDAGSAVQQKSQTNISVTSDPALVKRSSTDGPKLADKSALVSNSSETAVLKADPHKAVEPRVKDKPSVQPICIMTGESSSQQVTVSSTTENFKWQQVPAVSRPLCDPLVPGPRPAAPVVSMVQTTPSLARSVSAAGRLGPDPSPATHSYLTQSYRNAIMGGPVSGSPASFSQPHSPISAVNLSHSYSQQQPPLVSGASFLPHGLERAEPCSMRPSFSYGMVNNGSLQNGLQWECPQRDSNRSISQHHPSASNGIRNFDMFKTVNSRTHDHVPDSLACTSGRQSQSVSPDEFPHLDIINDLLNDDHGIGRASIPDLGFQSFSSGSQHLNHVFTFPGDIGTPTDLGASSSSCRFERTRSHHDMFQHNYSGGLFDSASDMILQPDPRFMNGHHIDGLVPNQWQMIGSDPSFLGMRNVNIDGSHPYPLPDYSNMACGVNGYGLFRPSNGL
- the LOC104245495 gene encoding TNF receptor-associated factor homolog 1b-like isoform X3, with the protein product MELSKVLDGFVDADTLIIKAQVQVIREKPEHPFRCLDRQYRRELVRVYLTNVEQICRRFVEERRVKLGKLIEDRARWSSFCAFWLGMDQNSRCDMSKERSDSILKVVVKNFFIEKEVTSTLVMDSLYSGLKSLEGQIMGKKGKAKYSDADEQLVPIVRMEKNMFVLVDDVLLLLESAALEPLPPKDEKGPQNRTKDGTSGDEFNKDTIERDERRLTELGRRTIEIFVLAQIFSKIEVAYQEAVALKRQEELIREEEAAWLAETEQKAKRASGKEKKSKKKQAKQKRNNHKVKDKGVDEKPGSMELYKIDQDGPIGEGNEYINEEREAVLGKPDILEAVSDVSDSIDCVPEVINPDSEDRDASPVNWDTDSSEVHPSTETSCSGLSDLSAVQNGLAGRRSPSVMDDSSSTCSTDSIPSVVSNGPCRWTSANHKNQKSPSRGKNQRNKSTSNAADWASETLSQPLDAVSDLGQLSDRSCGAPGSESHSTVLSSNEQQKVKKEVVALQQRKAETERPSMEKPSVKSSRRSPPKDAGSAVQQKSQTNISVTSDPALVKRSSTDGPKLADKSALVSNSSETAVLKADPHKAVEPRVKDKPSVQPICIMTGESSSQQVTVSSTTENFKWQQVPAVSRPLCDPLVPGPRPAAPVVSMVQTTPSLARSVSAAGRLGPDPSPATHSYLTQSYRNAIMGGPVSGSPASFSQPHSPISAVNLSHSYSQQQPPLVSGASFLPHGLERAEPCSMRPSFSYGMVNNGSLQNGLQWECPQRDSNRSISQHHPSASNGIRNFDMFKTVNSRTHDHVPDSLACTSGRQSQSVSPDEFPHLDIINDLLNDDHGIGRASIPDLGFQSFSSGSQHLNHVFTFPGDIGTPTDLGASSSSCRFERTRSHHDMFQHNYSGGLFDSASDMILQPDPRFMNGHHIDGLVPNQWQMIGSDPSFLGMRNVNIDGSHPYPLPDYSNMACGVNGYGLFRPSNGL